In Desulfofundulus kuznetsovii DSM 6115, the following are encoded in one genomic region:
- a CDS encoding ParM/StbA family protein — MLISIDLGYGYTKAISEKGRAIFPSVLAPAQESGLDYGKSYGHILEYRRSGEIYRQMVFVGELARKGGRAARVSLSRDKFKQDETMLYALTAAYLVGAEKYVSLAVGLPLDYYRLRKQETEDFLRSINAYVSVDGGPEKYISFMSVKVLPQAVGALYAQTRLPQKGLLGVIDIGFCTTDCVLVECLPDDVVLLKSYTLSLDIAVSTAVKLFRDKFAEKTGIPLSPVDAFDFWVKGEREIPVQGRPVDVGAMIDYARREVGRSLAQTVFTAWSEKADLLHGVLLCGGGALEFRDEVVRLFPQAEVVPDPQWANAVGFYKLAGGCIQPESQKSQGLEGENERAMFTPGVYSGQPLKNKA, encoded by the coding sequence TTGCTCATCTCGATTGACCTCGGCTACGGCTACACAAAGGCCATTTCTGAAAAAGGCCGTGCTATTTTCCCTTCCGTACTGGCCCCGGCCCAGGAGAGTGGCCTGGACTATGGAAAATCCTACGGCCACATCCTGGAATACCGCAGGTCCGGTGAAATTTACAGGCAGATGGTTTTCGTGGGAGAGCTGGCCCGAAAGGGAGGGCGTGCCGCCCGGGTTTCTCTTTCACGAGATAAATTTAAGCAGGACGAAACCATGCTTTACGCCCTGACGGCCGCATATCTGGTCGGAGCCGAGAAATATGTGAGTTTAGCGGTTGGGCTGCCTCTGGATTATTATCGCCTGCGCAAACAGGAAACTGAGGACTTCCTCCGGTCAATTAACGCCTACGTTTCTGTGGACGGCGGGCCTGAAAAGTACATCAGCTTCATGTCTGTCAAAGTTCTCCCGCAGGCGGTGGGCGCACTCTACGCTCAAACCAGGCTCCCGCAAAAAGGACTTCTGGGTGTTATAGACATCGGTTTCTGCACGACCGACTGCGTTCTGGTCGAGTGCCTGCCGGACGACGTGGTCTTGCTTAAATCGTACACCCTTTCCCTGGACATCGCAGTTTCCACGGCAGTCAAATTGTTTCGGGACAAGTTTGCGGAAAAAACCGGCATCCCGCTGTCGCCCGTCGACGCCTTTGACTTCTGGGTTAAAGGAGAGCGGGAAATTCCCGTACAGGGCCGTCCCGTTGATGTGGGTGCGATGATAGACTACGCCCGGCGCGAGGTCGGCAGGAGTTTGGCGCAAACGGTGTTCACCGCATGGTCGGAGAAAGCGGACCTGCTGCACGGTGTGCTCCTCTGCGGAGGAGGCGCCCTTGAGTTCAGGGATGAAGTTGTCCGCCTGTTCCCGCAGGCTGAAGTGGTTCCGGATCCCCAGTGGGCCAACGCAGTGGGGTTCTACAAGCTGGCGGGTGGTTGTATACAGCCGGAAAGCCAGAAATCACAAGGGTTGGAAGGTGAAAATGAAAGGGCAATGTTTACACCCGGTGTATACAGCGGCCAGCCCTTGAAAAATAAGGCCTGA
- the nusG gene encoding transcription termination/antitermination protein NusG, which produces MQWYAVQVTTTHEKRIKKHLEKRKLNGLAGKIGEIIIPEKDGKPAFPGYVFVQAEAWPDLYLPRTTIRCRTIGMVSEEEIKKLMRMDTPTTVQKQTVPKRTFKKGDRVVITIGPLAGIQGVIEKAGAKRSRVSYFDGEVKIDADNELLRAYQDGDEPAGQGIL; this is translated from the coding sequence ATGCAATGGTATGCGGTACAAGTAACAACAACGCACGAGAAACGTATTAAAAAGCATCTTGAAAAGCGCAAATTGAACGGCCTGGCAGGGAAGATAGGGGAGATAATCATTCCCGAAAAGGACGGCAAACCTGCTTTCCCCGGGTATGTTTTCGTCCAGGCAGAGGCATGGCCTGACCTTTACCTGCCGCGCACTACAATAAGGTGCAGGACCATCGGCATGGTGTCCGAGGAGGAAATAAAAAAGCTGATGCGGATGGACACACCTACTACAGTACAGAAACAAACCGTACCGAAACGGACTTTCAAAAAAGGCGACAGGGTGGTTATAACCATCGGCCCACTGGCAGGTATCCAGGGGGTAATCGAAAAAGCGGGTGCTAAAAGGAGCAGGGTGAGTTACTTTGACGGTGAGGTGAAAATTGATGCCGACAACGAACTCCTCAGAGCATATCAGGACGGCGATGAACCTGCTGGCCAGGGCATTTTATAA
- a CDS encoding VirD4-like conjugal transfer protein, CD1115 family codes for MLNKLARALRNRKAKAVFFLILLYILDAWLLGSPAVLLYDTHKGLACFKNPLYAAVAVPVSGHYGLWFIFNVVALILVGIIVFRLYIQYPELVEKIVPRKLSFINDPTCGTSRWMKPEEIPRTFDLGHGPGILLGSYGGQPVRYNGKGRLNRNVIIFGAPGCGKTFSEIIPNCLQAAVNEESIVVTDPKGEITRETLTFFQNRGYSVKVFNLVDMAHSDRWNPLDEVVTDIDAQMFTEVVIANTAVPGIKKMGGDPFWDRAEQNLLKALVLYVKHEYPPEKQTVYDLYHLLAGGDLDTLDMIFKGLKPNHPAKAPYNIYSQAGNTVKGGVIQGLGTRLQVFQNELVRKITEKSDIDLEAPGKELCAYYCIMSDTDTTFDFLASLFFSFLFIKLTRLGDRSGGKCPVNINFLLDEFCNIGAIPDFKKRIATMRSRGISCTIITQSLPQLRNRYPQDAWQEIISCCDTRLFLGINDIDTAKYLRDLMGTGTVEQRSIGRNTKDMLNANVSRSPKERPLMTLDEILRMDEKKAVLIVRGRHPLMIDKLGYPEHPLAGELVSREVSEYTPLWHRSPAGEIEIDWGGMERQTEIEMEVGTEIEAEQAGEYMAEGHNEAAAHVEGDKTAFSETGRDTVRQTEAFW; via the coding sequence ATGCTTAATAAACTAGCCCGGGCCTTGCGGAATAGAAAAGCAAAGGCTGTATTTTTTTTAATCCTCCTTTACATTCTCGACGCCTGGCTGCTGGGGTCGCCGGCAGTTTTGCTTTACGACACGCACAAAGGGCTGGCCTGCTTCAAGAATCCCTTATATGCCGCCGTTGCAGTACCCGTTTCCGGTCACTACGGCTTGTGGTTTATTTTCAATGTTGTGGCGTTAATTCTGGTGGGGATTATTGTTTTTCGCCTGTACATCCAGTATCCGGAACTTGTTGAAAAGATTGTTCCCAGGAAGCTCTCTTTCATCAACGACCCGACCTGCGGCACATCCCGCTGGATGAAACCGGAGGAGATACCCCGTACATTCGACCTGGGCCACGGTCCGGGAATACTGCTGGGGTCTTATGGAGGCCAGCCCGTGAGGTACAACGGCAAAGGGAGGTTGAACAGGAACGTCATTATTTTCGGTGCTCCGGGCTGCGGCAAGACTTTCAGCGAAATAATCCCCAACTGCTTACAGGCGGCAGTGAACGAAGAATCCATCGTGGTCACCGACCCCAAGGGTGAGATAACGCGGGAGACGCTGACATTCTTTCAGAACCGGGGTTACAGCGTGAAGGTATTTAACCTGGTGGACATGGCGCATTCCGACCGGTGGAACCCATTGGATGAAGTGGTTACGGACATTGACGCTCAGATGTTCACGGAAGTCGTTATTGCTAACACCGCCGTACCGGGGATAAAGAAGATGGGTGGTGACCCCTTCTGGGACAGGGCGGAGCAGAACCTTCTTAAAGCGCTGGTTCTTTACGTCAAGCATGAATACCCGCCGGAGAAGCAGACCGTATACGACCTGTACCACCTTCTCGCCGGTGGGGACCTGGATACCCTGGACATGATCTTCAAGGGGTTGAAACCGAATCACCCGGCCAAAGCTCCCTACAACATTTACTCCCAGGCAGGGAACACGGTCAAAGGTGGGGTTATACAGGGGTTGGGGACCAGGCTGCAGGTATTCCAGAACGAGCTGGTCAGGAAGATAACCGAGAAGAGCGACATTGACCTTGAAGCGCCGGGGAAAGAGCTATGCGCGTACTACTGCATAATGTCCGACACCGACACTACCTTTGACTTTCTGGCATCCCTGTTTTTCTCGTTTCTGTTCATCAAGCTCACCAGATTGGGCGACAGGAGCGGTGGCAAATGTCCTGTCAACATCAACTTCCTGCTGGACGAATTCTGCAACATCGGGGCCATACCGGACTTCAAGAAGAGGATAGCCACGATGCGTTCCAGGGGGATATCCTGCACCATCATAACGCAGTCTCTGCCGCAGTTGAGGAACCGCTACCCGCAGGATGCCTGGCAGGAAATCATCTCCTGCTGCGACACCAGGTTATTTTTAGGGATAAACGACATTGACACGGCTAAATACCTGCGGGATTTGATGGGTACCGGCACTGTTGAACAGCGTTCCATTGGTCGCAACACGAAGGACATGCTGAACGCCAATGTGAGCAGGAGCCCGAAGGAGAGGCCGCTGATGACCCTGGACGAGATTTTGAGGATGGACGAGAAGAAAGCCGTCTTAATCGTGCGGGGGAGACACCCGCTGATGATAGATAAGCTGGGTTATCCCGAACACCCATTGGCGGGTGAACTGGTATCCCGGGAAGTATCGGAATACACACCGCTCTGGCACAGGAGCCCGGCTGGTGAGATAGAAATTGACTGGGGAGGCATGGAACGGCAAACGGAGATTGAAATGGAGGTTGGAACGGAAATCGAAGCGGAGCAGGCCGGGGAGTACATGGCTGAAGGACATAACGAGGCCGCTGCTCATGTAGAGGGTGACAAAACAGCTTTCAGTGAAACGGGTCGAGATACAGTTCGACAAACTGAAGCGTTTTGGTGA
- a CDS encoding S1 RNA-binding domain-containing protein, which translates to METGMETRKEFFQDVWPDVFASRQKRKILRWPVVGVKDYTIRSGEEKKKVQCLVVGKEQVLGIIPFEESGIKPGESAAVNRARMMKYLGQEVAFIVIGLDTENDRFIASRKAALEVLSAQAWPNLKEGMVVTVTARKVYENAVVVEFDGIEAHLPVYEISHGWVDEIYEIIQPGDVFDVKIIELDSENKKVTVSLKALIPNPWPGAAKRYEKNGVYRGTVTGVTRYGVFVALEPGVNALCSHLKSNFRVDKGDVVAIAVRRVELKEDGGRVSGSLVRVLRKNRAAS; encoded by the coding sequence ATGGAAACCGGAATGGAGACCAGAAAAGAATTTTTCCAGGACGTGTGGCCGGATGTATTTGCCTCACGCCAGAAGAGAAAGATATTGAGGTGGCCCGTAGTCGGCGTGAAGGACTACACCATCAGGTCTGGGGAAGAGAAGAAGAAAGTCCAGTGCCTGGTGGTAGGCAAGGAACAGGTGCTGGGAATCATACCCTTTGAGGAATCCGGTATCAAGCCTGGTGAGAGTGCCGCTGTGAACCGTGCCAGGATGATGAAATACCTGGGGCAGGAAGTGGCGTTTATAGTCATCGGATTAGACACCGAGAACGACCGTTTCATAGCATCGCGGAAGGCAGCGTTAGAGGTTTTATCCGCGCAGGCGTGGCCGAACCTGAAGGAAGGCATGGTAGTAACGGTCACTGCGCGGAAGGTTTACGAGAACGCCGTGGTTGTGGAATTTGACGGTATTGAGGCCCATTTGCCGGTGTACGAAATATCCCACGGTTGGGTGGACGAGATATATGAAATCATCCAGCCGGGGGATGTATTTGACGTGAAGATAATAGAACTGGACAGCGAAAATAAGAAAGTCACGGTATCGTTGAAGGCGCTGATACCGAACCCGTGGCCCGGTGCGGCGAAGCGGTATGAGAAGAACGGCGTATACCGGGGGACGGTGACCGGAGTGACCCGGTACGGAGTATTTGTGGCGCTGGAGCCCGGGGTGAACGCATTGTGCAGTCATTTGAAATCGAACTTCAGGGTGGACAAAGGCGACGTGGTAGCCATAGCCGTGAGGCGGGTAGAGCTGAAGGAAGACGGGGGGCGCGTGAGCGGCAGCTTGGTACGGGTGTTAAGGAAGAACAGGGCGGCGTCGTAA
- a CDS encoding type II toxin-antitoxin system PemK/MazF family toxin: MTPYKQGDVVLLPFPPTNYFSKAPVQNKQATLKKRPAVIINADWFFYLRGDYIVVALTSQPPKDELDVPLKYYSKAGLPKPSVARVGKYATIHPSVIIKKLGELTEHDLKNILRHVIWPFV, from the coding sequence ATGACACCTTATAAACAGGGGGATGTGGTTCTCCTCCCTTTCCCGCCAACAAATTATTTTTCTAAGGCGCCTGTACAGAATAAACAGGCAACGCTTAAAAAGAGACCAGCGGTAATCATAAATGCCGACTGGTTTTTTTATTTGCGTGGGGATTATATAGTGGTTGCCCTCACATCGCAACCTCCAAAGGATGAACTGGACGTGCCGTTAAAATATTACTCGAAAGCAGGGCTGCCCAAACCGTCGGTAGCCAGGGTTGGCAAATATGCTACAATTCATCCCTCAGTCATAATAAAAAAGCTAGGAGAACTGACAGAACATGATCTGAAGAATATTCTACGCCACGTAATCTGGCCGTTTGTTTAA
- a CDS encoding single-stranded DNA-binding protein produces the protein MGMNICVLSGYLYWPYDRDSNSSPENGEVLTSQGGNKYVRFTLRTDSLRKGEDGKYKKMNVDCIAYNNTAENLVQNFKKGSPIEVVGRLDLDIYEDRNGIKRVRTTIVVDRVNFPPREWEQNGNRSSSLPGEPKKRAADDVPPDPWGEEEVNFDDIPF, from the coding sequence ATGGGAATGAACATCTGCGTCCTCAGCGGTTACCTGTACTGGCCGTACGACCGGGACAGCAACAGTTCTCCGGAGAACGGGGAGGTGCTGACCAGCCAGGGAGGGAACAAGTACGTTCGTTTCACTTTACGCACCGACAGCCTGCGGAAAGGGGAGGACGGGAAGTACAAGAAGATGAACGTAGACTGCATCGCGTACAACAATACAGCCGAGAACCTGGTACAAAATTTTAAGAAAGGGTCTCCGATTGAAGTAGTCGGACGGCTCGACCTGGATATTTACGAGGACAGGAACGGAATCAAGAGGGTCAGGACGACTATCGTAGTGGACAGGGTTAACTTCCCGCCTAGGGAATGGGAGCAGAACGGGAACAGGTCGTCATCGCTTCCCGGTGAGCCGAAGAAGCGGGCGGCAGATGATGTTCCTCCCGACCCGTGGGGAGAAGAAGAGGTCAACTTCGACGACATTCCGTTCTAG
- a CDS encoding AAA family ATPase, translating into MLLKIFPGNVEKALNEEHKPFLRGFGLGRDGKIYLEYLTHAGGKRQIIAAQTGADRRPIIYHECKSFEGDTPKPCWHLGAISLAMPGHPPMTVEVERYQVAPAPIVKDLTEDILGRPGDFELLELIEEDTLTEEAKEYVMPELPPEDAWLARYNLPVRVLKKVLGFRERQKQTLSEEQKSRVPEPRYIPSGNEFVNAVAALVYGPDGSAWEAPLLIGPKGSGKSTMAETLAAVMMLPVNKIFGGIDLNAEALLGSRTLVPADEGIDIVTEAKLRSACRTAGMDAEPLVQKLRSSQMKVGFEPGILLQAVEKGEMVIVDEINMLIPEVTSLLHGLLDWQKTLSVPGYGVVKAPPSFRLVGCMNYGYAGTKPLNEAFQDRFRSVQVPHLESERLADLIVQETGCKESVSRKLANLFSELAKGVANGDYSERVLSVRSLFRIAREEMDGCGTLKTVAISVLTEGLGDKFEIDQVTDIVEACLRD; encoded by the coding sequence GTGCTCCTAAAAATTTTTCCTGGCAATGTTGAGAAAGCATTGAACGAAGAACACAAACCCTTTTTGAGGGGATTCGGCCTGGGACGGGACGGGAAGATTTACCTGGAGTATCTCACTCACGCGGGGGGTAAGCGGCAGATTATCGCCGCGCAGACCGGCGCAGACCGGCGGCCCATAATTTATCACGAGTGCAAGTCTTTTGAGGGCGATACGCCCAAACCCTGCTGGCACCTGGGGGCCATATCGCTGGCCATGCCCGGGCATCCTCCCATGACGGTCGAAGTAGAAAGGTACCAGGTTGCCCCGGCTCCCATAGTGAAGGACCTGACGGAGGATATTTTAGGCAGGCCGGGGGACTTCGAGCTCCTGGAACTCATCGAAGAAGATACCCTTACAGAAGAAGCGAAAGAATACGTCATGCCGGAACTGCCTCCGGAGGACGCCTGGCTCGCCAGGTACAACCTTCCGGTGAGGGTGCTGAAGAAAGTCCTCGGCTTCCGGGAGAGGCAGAAACAGACTCTCTCGGAAGAACAGAAGTCCAGGGTCCCGGAGCCCCGGTACATCCCGTCGGGGAACGAGTTTGTGAATGCGGTTGCGGCCCTGGTGTACGGCCCGGACGGTTCGGCCTGGGAGGCCCCCCTGCTCATAGGGCCGAAGGGTTCTGGAAAGTCCACCATGGCCGAGACTTTAGCGGCAGTAATGATGCTCCCGGTGAACAAGATTTTCGGGGGTATTGATTTAAACGCCGAGGCCCTTTTGGGGAGCAGGACTCTCGTTCCTGCTGATGAAGGGATAGACATCGTAACCGAGGCGAAACTCCGGTCGGCCTGTAGAACTGCCGGGATGGACGCCGAACCCCTTGTCCAGAAATTGAGGAGTTCCCAGATGAAAGTGGGTTTCGAGCCGGGGATACTCCTCCAGGCCGTGGAGAAAGGGGAGATGGTCATCGTGGATGAGATAAACATGCTCATTCCAGAAGTGACCTCCCTGCTGCACGGCCTGCTGGACTGGCAGAAGACGCTGTCAGTCCCGGGATACGGGGTGGTCAAGGCGCCGCCGAGTTTCCGGCTCGTGGGCTGTATGAACTACGGCTACGCGGGCACGAAACCCCTGAACGAAGCGTTCCAGGATAGATTTCGTTCAGTTCAGGTGCCGCACCTGGAATCGGAGCGGCTGGCCGACCTCATCGTCCAGGAGACGGGCTGCAAGGAATCCGTTTCCAGGAAGCTGGCCAACCTCTTCTCCGAGTTGGCCAAGGGTGTGGCCAACGGGGACTATTCCGAAAGGGTTTTGTCCGTGCGCTCCCTTTTCAGGATAGCGCGGGAGGAGATGGACGGCTGCGGGACTCTTAAGACGGTGGCCATCTCGGTTCTGACCGAAGGCCTGGGCGACAAATTTGAAATCGACCAGGTGACGGACATTGTAGAGGCATGCCTGCGAGATTGA
- a CDS encoding VWA domain-containing protein, translating to MSLRELKRVRLQSLARVLSNKGDLTLMFGAGAYTDLKNITLVPFEGQIEPGVPASTAECWLALKASCAHEAGHIRFTDKNIWQEARRRGGSLLAHILNIIEDARVERCMSNIYPGAMLWFRFMNDYIFVNRKDWGTGPRALLGALVCYAVVGRVPDSIASQEDVMELVRKCAPHIDAGRLAKDTRGALEYAERVLDIVKDYLSSYIPPKEVSAAGTDSPEEAPEGELDPRREPKLPEVSWEESHSRCGEEKNGSGDEKESFDIDGSGDKTGRGERLEEPETRNPGEGEWAVSPVPPGEEDSPKEDSLEMGDFSGEDSPEEDFLEEDFSKEDSPEEDSSEEDSFVDGSSGSNSSEDDSLGELPEEEPGGGGESPEEALPEEEPEKFPGDESPLEEESPDSEDLETIEEDDRYFSEEESPDDEGSPELEELEDSLDDLPEGKFPDEGFLEEEFEGDLPEERSPEGSGDESPDEEWGSETPLELPGGGEPSGNDIDMDDYLELLESAGEELETIETAASRVAKLETPAADISEEEIVKELSRDIHRGVKFILKKLDSDKYARIEYEDLYSGVKGYISRTVDEIRRVLEYRATVRERNLRKGKLDCGALWKLRTGDPKIFYKVNEPNDIPRLAVYLLVDCSGSMAGPNMRAARSAACLLYEVCEKLKIPVNVTGFTGEVSSWSDVTHYRAVGFGEADRKHAIAYLGAFSQNRDGYSIRVAARELLLRNEEQKVLIVLSDGMPCMPYRGYMGDIGVKDTALAVRETEKMGIGVIGLYFGPENYLVQAQKIYNNLVYVRDIGVLPRALGRVLKKVIAGL from the coding sequence ATGTCCCTCCGGGAACTAAAGCGGGTCAGGCTTCAGAGCCTGGCCCGCGTGCTTTCCAACAAGGGTGACCTGACCTTGATGTTTGGGGCCGGGGCCTACACGGACCTTAAAAATATAACCCTGGTCCCCTTTGAAGGCCAGATTGAGCCCGGCGTCCCGGCGTCCACAGCTGAATGCTGGCTTGCCCTGAAAGCTTCCTGCGCCCACGAGGCCGGGCACATAAGGTTCACCGACAAAAACATCTGGCAGGAAGCCAGGAGGCGCGGCGGCAGCCTGCTGGCCCACATCCTCAACATCATTGAGGACGCCCGGGTAGAGAGATGTATGTCCAACATCTATCCGGGTGCCATGTTGTGGTTCCGGTTCATGAACGACTACATCTTCGTGAACCGGAAGGATTGGGGCACAGGACCCAGGGCGCTTCTGGGGGCGCTGGTCTGCTACGCCGTGGTGGGGAGGGTGCCGGACTCCATCGCGTCTCAAGAAGACGTAATGGAACTGGTCAGGAAATGCGCCCCGCATATCGACGCGGGGCGGCTGGCGAAAGACACCCGCGGCGCCCTGGAGTATGCGGAAAGAGTTTTGGACATCGTAAAAGACTATCTTTCCTCATACATTCCCCCGAAAGAAGTATCTGCAGCAGGGACTGATTCTCCCGAGGAAGCGCCGGAGGGGGAACTCGACCCGCGCCGGGAACCGAAACTGCCGGAAGTTTCCTGGGAAGAATCCCATTCCCGCTGCGGGGAAGAGAAAAACGGAAGTGGAGACGAAAAGGAGAGTTTCGACATCGACGGTTCCGGTGATAAAACCGGTCGCGGGGAGCGCCTGGAGGAACCCGAAACGCGAAATCCGGGTGAGGGTGAGTGGGCAGTTTCTCCTGTTCCGCCGGGAGAAGAAGATTCCCCAAAAGAAGATTCTCTGGAAATGGGAGATTTTTCAGGAGAGGATTCTCCGGAGGAGGATTTTCTGGAAGAAGATTTTTCAAAAGAAGATTCTCCAGAAGAAGATTCTTCTGAAGAAGATTCTTTTGTGGATGGCTCTTCGGGAAGCAATTCTTCTGAAGATGATTCTTTGGGAGAACTTCCGGAAGAAGAACCCGGCGGCGGCGGGGAATCCCCGGAAGAAGCCCTTCCGGAAGAAGAACCCGAAAAGTTTCCGGGTGACGAAAGTCCTTTGGAAGAAGAATCTCCGGACAGTGAAGATCTGGAAACCATTGAAGAAGACGACAGGTATTTCTCAGAAGAAGAATCCCCGGACGATGAAGGCTCCCCGGAACTTGAAGAGCTTGAAGATTCCTTAGACGATCTACCAGAAGGAAAATTTCCGGATGAAGGCTTCCTTGAGGAAGAATTCGAGGGCGACCTGCCGGAAGAGAGGTCCCCGGAAGGAAGCGGTGATGAATCCCCGGATGAGGAATGGGGTTCGGAAACTCCTTTGGAACTTCCTGGAGGCGGAGAGCCATCAGGAAACGACATCGACATGGATGACTATCTGGAGCTGCTCGAATCCGCCGGGGAAGAGCTGGAGACCATCGAGACGGCGGCCTCCCGGGTCGCGAAGTTGGAAACTCCTGCGGCGGACATCTCGGAGGAAGAGATTGTAAAAGAACTTTCCCGTGATATACACAGGGGGGTTAAATTCATTCTTAAAAAACTTGATTCTGACAAATACGCCAGAATCGAATACGAAGATCTCTACTCCGGGGTGAAAGGATATATATCCAGAACTGTGGATGAGATCCGCCGGGTTCTGGAGTACAGGGCCACCGTCAGGGAGCGCAATTTGCGTAAAGGGAAGCTGGACTGCGGGGCTCTCTGGAAGCTCAGGACCGGGGACCCGAAAATTTTCTATAAAGTGAACGAACCGAACGACATTCCCAGGCTGGCAGTTTACCTGCTGGTGGACTGCAGCGGGAGCATGGCAGGACCCAATATGCGCGCCGCGAGAAGCGCGGCGTGCCTGCTTTACGAGGTCTGTGAAAAGCTCAAAATTCCGGTCAACGTGACCGGGTTTACCGGCGAGGTTTCAAGCTGGAGCGACGTGACGCACTACCGGGCCGTGGGCTTCGGCGAAGCTGACAGAAAACACGCCATCGCTTACCTGGGGGCTTTCTCCCAGAACAGGGACGGCTACTCCATCAGGGTGGCCGCCAGGGAGCTGCTTCTCAGGAACGAGGAGCAGAAGGTGCTCATCGTTCTTTCGGACGGGATGCCGTGTATGCCCTACAGGGGGTATATGGGGGATATAGGGGTTAAAGACACCGCTCTGGCCGTCCGGGAGACGGAAAAGATGGGCATCGGGGTAATCGGGCTGTACTTCGGCCCTGAAAACTACCTTGTCCAGGCGCAGAAGATTTACAACAACCTGGTCTACGTCAGGGACATCGGGGTTCTACCCCGTGCTCTGGGGAGAGTACTCAAAAAGGTTATCGCGGGCTTGTAG
- a CDS encoding RecB family exonuclease, whose translation MEVFSYSRLSKYESCPAAFYRHYCLHAEGVPSEASVTGKAAHAVIEAAMKLGCKEEMFFRVMSEIALATSPLEIKPEQVFILTYRNPVLREFHPDNRVEEHFVVPLDDEDPFAPKVQGYIDLWRDGSHIELIDWKTNYKAYKPTDTHQLGLYAWYLSRRTGRAVRGKLVFLRLNEVLEHEFSYRDMENAREWAYTLAREIQDKLCMVNEGADHRQLFPTKVGDACRECEYAVECIDGNLPPVPGEVKTYQEAEALGAEILRLDAALGQMKDVLKAYVSVCGPVVVGGRQFALVPSVYWKWSPGSLEAAFEKIKQEGKNPFEFLSLSAKQIEKLGWSEDALHELGAAKRKSVSFRDIAAN comes from the coding sequence ATGGAAGTATTCTCTTACAGCCGCTTATCCAAATACGAATCCTGCCCGGCGGCGTTTTACCGGCACTACTGCCTGCATGCGGAAGGGGTGCCCAGCGAAGCCTCAGTAACCGGAAAAGCGGCCCATGCCGTCATTGAGGCGGCCATGAAGCTTGGCTGTAAGGAAGAGATGTTTTTCCGTGTAATGTCGGAGATAGCTTTAGCAACCTCTCCGCTCGAAATAAAACCGGAACAGGTATTCATTCTTACCTACAGGAACCCTGTTCTCCGGGAATTCCACCCGGATAACAGGGTTGAGGAGCATTTTGTCGTCCCCCTGGACGATGAGGACCCGTTTGCCCCGAAGGTTCAGGGATATATAGACCTGTGGCGGGACGGAAGCCATATTGAATTAATCGACTGGAAGACCAACTACAAGGCATATAAGCCTACGGACACGCACCAGTTGGGGTTATACGCCTGGTACCTTTCCAGGAGAACCGGCAGGGCCGTGAGGGGGAAGCTGGTCTTCCTGCGGTTGAACGAAGTTCTGGAGCACGAATTTTCCTACCGCGACATGGAAAATGCCCGGGAGTGGGCGTACACGCTGGCGCGGGAAATTCAGGATAAGCTCTGCATGGTGAACGAAGGTGCCGACCACCGGCAGCTCTTTCCGACAAAGGTCGGCGACGCCTGCCGAGAGTGCGAGTACGCGGTGGAATGCATTGACGGCAACCTCCCTCCCGTGCCCGGGGAGGTGAAGACCTACCAGGAGGCCGAAGCCCTGGGTGCGGAGATTTTGCGGCTGGACGCCGCGCTGGGCCAGATGAAGGATGTTTTAAAAGCCTACGTATCGGTCTGCGGGCCGGTGGTTGTAGGCGGCAGGCAGTTCGCCCTGGTACCTTCGGTCTACTGGAAGTGGTCTCCGGGATCCCTGGAGGCCGCGTTTGAAAAGATCAAGCAGGAGGGCAAAAACCCCTTTGAATTCTTAAGCCTGAGCGCTAAACAGATCGAAAAGCTCGGGTGGAGCGAAGACGCGCTTCATGAGCTGGGGGCGGCAAAAAGAAAGAGCGTATCTTTCAGGGACATTGCGGCGAACTAG